One window from the genome of Pyrus communis chromosome 16, drPyrComm1.1, whole genome shotgun sequence encodes:
- the LOC137721433 gene encoding aquaporin TIP1-2 encodes MPINRIAVGTPGEASHPDAIRAALAEFFSMLIFVFAGEGSGMAFNKLTDNASTTPSGLVAASLAHAFALFVAVSVGANISGGHVNPAVTFGAFIGGNITLLRGILYWIAQLLGSVVACLLLKFATGGWETAGFSLSSGVSVWNALVFEIVMTFGLVYTVYATAVDPKKGNVGIVAPIAIGLIVGANILAGGAFDGASMNPAVSFGPAVVSWSWTHHWVYWAGPLIGAAIAALVYDNIFISNRTHEPLPNNDF; translated from the exons atgccaaTCAACAGAATTGCAGTTGGAACGCCGGGAGAGGCAAGCCACCCTGATGCAATTAGGGCTGCGTTGGCTGAGTTTTTTTCCATGCTTATTTTTGTCTTTGCTGGGGAAGGCTCTGGCATGGCTTTCA ACAAGCTTACTGACAATGCGTCAACCACACCTTCGGGGCTCGTAGCTGCATCATTAGCCCATGCATTTGCACTTTTTGTGGCGGTCTCAGTGGGTGCAAATATTTCTGGTGGTCATGTAAACCCTGCTGTCACATTTGGTGCATTCATTGGTGGAAACATAACACTCTTGAGGGGCATTTTGTATTGGATTGCACAGTTGTTGGGATCAGTTGTCGCTTGCTTGCTGCTCAAGTTTGCCACCGGGGGATGG GAAACGGCAGGATTCTCACTATCGTCTGGCGTATCGGTATGGAATGCTCTAGTGTTTGAGATTGTGATGACCTTCGGCTTGGTCTACACAGTGTATGCCACAGCAGTGGATCCAAAGAAGGGGAACGTAGGGATTGTAGCACCAATTGCAATTGGTTTAATTGTTGGTGCAAACATCTTGGCTGGTGGTGCGTTTGATGGTGCATCTATGAACCCAGCTGTGTCATTTGGGCCTGCTGTGGTCAGTTGGTCATGGACCCACCACTGGGTGTATTGGGCCGGCCCACTAATTGGTGCTGCCATTGCGGCTCTTGTCTATGACAACATCTTCATTAGTAATAGGACCCATGAACCCCTTCCCAACAATGACTTTTAG